One part of the uncultured Bacteroides sp. genome encodes these proteins:
- a CDS encoding leucine-rich repeat protein, whose product MKQHFTLKSLLAILCLSFGFNLQGQNVLPISINVETAGTLSSIIPASKKFLITDLTLSGNINGSDIRFIREMAGRDYLDNSTDGKLNKLNLSDAKIVSGGDYYYFDDHSNDHNNCYTANNVISNCMFYNLNKLTSITLPNSVTSVGDLVFHNCTGLTSFTIPESVTKIGYQAFHYCTGLTSISIPKGVSSIGNEVFKGCSGLTEITVSSENPGYNTVEGVLFNKDNTTLIAFPNAKTNTSYTIPNSVTTIGNSAFSDCIKLTSVSIPSSVTKIGDSAFSNCTGLTSVTIPNSVTNIGTYIFNYCSGLTSAILGDNIATVSADAFRGCTKLASVYIPASVTSISNEAFSGCKGLKEIYSKRTTPPTIGTDAFNGIDKTTCKLYIPKNTYSVYWLAAEWGDFTNIIEGPVYLIKTSANEGGKVTKNSMFVKEGGSAIFTINPDKGYKIKTVSLNGNDILSKVVNNTYEENPVNADITFDVTFAVIPYYQMSAAYNEGGKVIINDSIIANGKNISIIEKDSVIFKIVPNDNFVIEKVTLNDKDITTSLENNSYKIDSLSAAQAMQVSFIRTHYTLAVKSEGEGKVLFNEKAITDTIKVEVNKPLTINFTPTEGYKIASVSLNGKDIISDITNNAYTINAMSEDLNIVVSFKDINTGINGTEANSIKVYAEQNSIVIEGANLGDDISVYTTLGTLMKAVKATEDRIRIDVPGNQIYIIRVAGKSYKVSL is encoded by the coding sequence ATGAAACAGCATTTTACTCTAAAATCTTTATTGGCAATTTTATGCTTATCCTTCGGTTTTAACTTGCAAGGACAAAACGTACTACCTATAAGCATTAACGTAGAAACTGCCGGAACGTTAAGTTCTATAATTCCTGCTTCGAAGAAATTCTTAATAACAGATCTAACTTTATCGGGGAACATTAATGGTAGTGATATAAGATTTATCCGTGAAATGGCAGGGCGCGATTATCTGGATAATAGTACTGATGGGAAACTTAACAAACTTAATTTGAGTGATGCAAAAATAGTAAGCGGGGGCGATTACTACTATTTCGATGATCACTCTAATGATCACAACAATTGCTACACCGCAAATAATGTGATATCTAACTGTATGTTTTATAACCTGAACAAGCTGACCTCAATCACTCTTCCAAACAGTGTTACTTCTGTTGGCGATCTTGTTTTTCATAATTGCACAGGCTTAACCTCTTTTACTATACCCGAGAGTGTTACTAAAATTGGTTATCAGGCATTTCACTATTGCACCGGATTAACTTCAATATCAATTCCAAAAGGTGTTTCTTCTATTGGTAATGAAGTATTTAAAGGCTGTTCCGGATTAACTGAAATTACTGTTTCAAGTGAAAATCCTGGTTATAATACTGTTGAAGGTGTTTTATTCAATAAAGACAATACCACACTGATAGCCTTTCCAAATGCAAAGACCAATACCAGCTATACTATTCCAAACAGTGTTACAACAATAGGTAACAGCGCATTCAGCGACTGTATAAAACTAACATCTGTTTCTATTCCGAGCAGCGTAACTAAAATCGGCGATTCTGCTTTTTCAAATTGCACAGGTTTAACTTCTGTTACTATCCCAAACAGTGTAACTAATATAGGTACTTACATATTTAATTATTGCTCGGGGTTAACTTCCGCTATTTTAGGTGACAATATTGCAACTGTCAGCGCTGATGCTTTTCGTGGTTGTACAAAATTAGCTTCAGTTTATATTCCGGCCAGCGTTACTTCTATAAGCAATGAGGCCTTTTCTGGTTGCAAAGGATTGAAAGAGATATATAGCAAAAGAACTACTCCTCCAACCATCGGAACTGATGCTTTCAATGGAATAGATAAAACAACCTGTAAACTTTATATTCCCAAGAATACTTATTCAGTTTATTGGCTTGCAGCAGAATGGGGCGATTTTACGAATATAATCGAAGGTCCTGTTTATCTAATCAAAACATCTGCCAACGAAGGTGGTAAAGTAACTAAAAACAGCATGTTTGTAAAAGAAGGAGGATCGGCAATCTTTACCATCAATCCCGACAAAGGATATAAAATTAAAACTGTATCACTGAACGGAAATGATATTCTTTCAAAAGTTGTGAATAATACCTATGAAGAAAATCCTGTTAATGCCGACATCACGTTTGATGTTACCTTTGCAGTTATTCCATATTATCAAATGAGTGCAGCATATAATGAAGGTGGAAAAGTTATCATCAACGATTCTATTATTGCCAACGGTAAGAACATTTCAATAATAGAAAAAGATTCTGTTATATTCAAGATTGTTCCGAATGATAATTTCGTCATTGAGAAAGTTACTCTGAATGATAAAGATATCACTACCAGCCTTGAAAATAATAGCTACAAGATTGATTCATTATCTGCTGCTCAGGCCATGCAGGTAAGTTTTATCAGAACTCATTATACATTGGCAGTCAAGTCAGAAGGCGAAGGTAAAGTACTCTTCAACGAGAAAGCTATTACCGATACAATTAAGGTAGAGGTAAATAAACCTTTAACTATTAACTTTACACCTACTGAAGGATACAAAATTGCCTCAGTGTCTTTAAACGGTAAAGACATTATTTCAGACATTACAAATAATGCATATACCATAAATGCAATGAGCGAAGATCTTAATATTGTAGTTAGTTTTAAAGATATAAATACTGGCATCAATGGAACTGAAGCAAATAGTATAAAAGTGTATGCCGAACAAAATTCTATTGTAATTGAAGGAGCAAACTTAGGAGATGACATTTCAGTTTATACAACCTTGGGCACTTTAATGAAAGCTGTCAAAGCTACTGAAGATAGAATTAGAATAGATGTTCCTGGTAATCAGATTTATATTATCAGAGTTGCCGGTAAATCGTATAAAGTATCTTTATAA
- a CDS encoding sugar kinase: MINKIVTFGEVLLRLTPPDYLKFSQTRGFVATYGGSEANVAVSLAQFGLNSEFVTRLPQNDIADACIKELRSHNVGTSCIARGGDRVGIYFLENGAVARQSKVVYDRAGSSFCTLQPGMIDWKEVLKDAQWFHWSGVAAAVSQGAADACMEGIKVADSMGLTISCDLNYRKNLWKYGKTPDEVMLPMVKYSDVIFGSEPEYEKVLGISKVGFKAVSVNEELNEDGFRAVGEQVVAKVPRCKKMFLELRNSINANHNTIAGVVYSDNTLKSSKIYDITHNVDRVGVGDAFCGGMIYGLVAYPGDDQKALDFAMAASCLKNTVYGDFNLVNTAEVENLMGGDGSGRVLR; the protein is encoded by the coding sequence ATGATAAATAAAATTGTTACATTCGGAGAGGTACTTTTACGTTTAACTCCTCCCGATTATTTAAAGTTTTCCCAAACTAGAGGATTTGTTGCAACATATGGTGGAAGTGAAGCAAATGTTGCTGTTTCTTTGGCTCAATTTGGTTTGAATAGTGAATTTGTAACCCGTCTTCCTCAAAATGATATTGCTGATGCTTGTATAAAAGAACTACGTTCTCATAATGTTGGAACAAGTTGCATAGCAAGAGGTGGTGACCGGGTTGGTATTTATTTCCTTGAAAATGGAGCAGTTGCCCGTCAGTCAAAAGTTGTTTATGATCGTGCAGGTTCATCTTTCTGTACGCTTCAACCAGGGATGATTGATTGGAAAGAAGTTCTTAAAGATGCACAATGGTTTCACTGGTCGGGTGTGGCTGCTGCTGTATCACAAGGTGCTGCAGATGCCTGCATGGAAGGAATAAAAGTTGCCGATAGTATGGGGCTGACTATTTCATGTGACTTGAATTATCGTAAGAATTTGTGGAAGTATGGCAAGACTCCTGATGAGGTAATGCTTCCTATGGTAAAATATAGCGATGTAATTTTTGGTAGTGAGCCTGAATATGAAAAAGTGCTTGGAATTTCTAAAGTTGGTTTTAAGGCTGTTTCTGTAAATGAAGAACTGAATGAAGATGGCTTCAGAGCTGTTGGCGAACAAGTTGTGGCTAAGGTTCCTCGTTGCAAAAAGATGTTCCTTGAACTTCGTAATTCAATTAATGCCAATCATAATACTATTGCCGGAGTTGTTTATTCAGATAATACTTTGAAAAGCTCTAAGATTTATGATATTACACATAATGTAGACCGTGTTGGAGTAGGAGATGCTTTCTGTGGTGGTATGATATACGGATTAGTTGCTTATCCGGGTGATGATCAGAAGGCACTTGATTTCGCAATGGCTGCCTCTTGTCTGAAGAACACTGTTTATGGTGACTTTAACCTGGTAAATACTGCCGAAGTTGAAAACCTTATGGGCGGTGATGGCTCAGGTCGTGTTTTACGATAA
- a CDS encoding DUF1003 domain-containing protein, whose protein sequence is MEKFRSDLSNKEYPISDKVSGKLVRSTILELIKKDNPQFTSNNYLSSSELNHYREKYIENSLLKQVGKLTDLEQVVLESLKDKTTLSNKLDVDDKQKTTFGQRVADHVASFGGSWTFIISFGVFLLVWICINVFWLANKSFDPYPFILLNLILSTIAALQAPVIMMSQNRQEEKDRERGKKDYMINLKSELEIRTLHEKIDHLLINEQQEVLEIQKVQVEMLNEIIKQIEQEKIKTIK, encoded by the coding sequence ATGGAAAAATTTCGAAGCGATTTATCAAACAAGGAATATCCAATTTCTGATAAGGTATCAGGCAAATTGGTAAGAAGCACTATTTTAGAACTAATAAAAAAAGACAATCCACAATTTACATCCAATAACTATCTTTCGTCCAGCGAATTAAATCATTATAGAGAGAAATATATTGAGAATTCTCTTTTAAAACAAGTCGGTAAGCTAACTGATCTAGAACAAGTTGTGCTGGAATCTTTGAAAGACAAAACTACTCTGTCAAACAAATTAGATGTTGACGACAAACAAAAAACAACTTTTGGGCAACGAGTAGCAGATCATGTTGCCTCTTTTGGAGGTAGCTGGACGTTTATTATTTCTTTCGGTGTGTTTCTTCTTGTTTGGATTTGTATAAATGTTTTTTGGCTTGCCAACAAAAGCTTTGATCCATACCCATTCATTCTCTTAAATCTAATATTATCTACTATTGCAGCTTTGCAAGCACCTGTCATAATGATGAGCCAAAACAGGCAGGAAGAAAAGGATAGGGAAAGAGGCAAAAAAGACTATATGATTAATCTTAAATCTGAACTTGAGATTAGAACTCTACATGAGAAAATAGACCACTTGCTCATTAACGAACAGCAAGAGGTTCTAGAAATTCAAAAAGTACAGGTTGAGATGTTAAATGAGATTATTAAACAAATTGAACAGGAGAAAATAAAAACAATAAAATAG
- a CDS encoding TetR/AcrR family transcriptional regulator, with amino-acid sequence MKEKVEINTEQAILEAAEKEFLDKGYTLTKTTEIARIAGVNHAMLHYYFRTKDNLFEKVFQKKVALLANSFMPKIEEKLPFIEKVEYIVKAHFDFLASNPKLPFFVLNEFLTNKERLDKFPIIAGPAISHILEKLNAEMEEAIKKKEICAVDPVHLLLDIVSLNVFAFLAHPIIERVAGSFGKEYHSLLAEKKIENVEIILRRLRP; translated from the coding sequence ATGAAAGAAAAAGTTGAAATTAATACCGAGCAAGCAATATTAGAGGCTGCAGAGAAAGAATTCTTGGATAAAGGCTATACCCTGACCAAGACAACTGAAATTGCCAGAATAGCTGGTGTAAACCATGCTATGCTTCATTACTATTTCCGAACAAAAGACAATCTTTTCGAAAAAGTATTTCAGAAGAAAGTTGCTCTTTTGGCTAATTCATTTATGCCAAAGATTGAAGAAAAATTGCCATTTATAGAAAAAGTAGAGTATATAGTTAAAGCTCACTTTGATTTTCTGGCGTCAAACCCAAAGCTACCTTTTTTTGTTTTAAATGAGTTCCTTACTAATAAAGAAAGGCTGGATAAGTTTCCTATAATTGCCGGACCTGCAATAAGTCACATTCTTGAGAAGCTAAATGCCGAAATGGAGGAAGCAATAAAGAAAAAAGAAATTTGTGCTGTAGATCCGGTCCATCTTTTATTGGATATTGTTTCATTGAATGTTTTTGCTTTTTTGGCTCACCCTATTATAGAACGTGTTGCCGGTTCTTTTGGAAAAGAGTACCACTCTTTACTGGCCGAAAAAAAGATTGAGAACGTTGAAATAATTTTGAGAAGGTTACGTCCATAA
- a CDS encoding TolC family protein, which translates to MKKVAFIITLAFICLHAPIYGQLSIDDCYKKAQANYPQVKQYGLIEQSKEFNLSNANKGYLPQVSFSAKATYQSAVTKLPITLPNVTIEGLNKDQYQSVVEVNQSVWDGGVIRNQKKITEASSAVDKQKLDVDMYAINDRVNQLFFGILLLDEQIKQNLLLQDELKRNYNQISAYITNGIANQADLDAVKVNQLSTAQRKVELDATRKAYREMLSALIGEEIKEGTSLVKPSFAEEASLSSTVNRPELKLYEAQSNLFETQKSMVDAKNLPKLGVFVQGGYGNPGLNMLKNEFSPYYVAGARLTWNFGSLYTKKNDKKLLDNSLQNVTVQKETFLFNTNLKMTQQSNEIDKIKQLMRDDDEIIRLRTNIKKASEVKVEHGTLSVTDLLRDINSEDQAKQSKVLHEIQLLISIYNYKNSTNN; encoded by the coding sequence ATGAAAAAAGTGGCATTCATTATTACCCTTGCTTTCATTTGCTTACATGCCCCGATTTACGGACAATTATCAATTGATGATTGTTATAAGAAAGCACAGGCTAACTACCCACAGGTAAAACAGTATGGGTTGATTGAACAGTCTAAAGAGTTCAATTTATCTAATGCAAACAAAGGATACTTGCCTCAAGTGTCTTTTTCTGCAAAAGCTACCTACCAGTCGGCTGTAACGAAACTTCCTATTACATTACCTAATGTAACTATTGAAGGATTAAACAAAGATCAATACCAATCGGTTGTTGAGGTTAATCAAAGTGTATGGGATGGTGGAGTTATCCGCAATCAGAAGAAAATAACCGAAGCAAGCTCTGCTGTGGATAAGCAAAAACTTGATGTAGATATGTATGCAATCAATGACAGAGTAAACCAACTTTTCTTTGGAATTCTGTTACTTGATGAGCAGATAAAGCAAAATTTGCTATTACAGGATGAACTTAAACGCAATTACAATCAAATATCTGCCTATATAACAAACGGGATTGCAAATCAGGCAGATCTGGATGCAGTTAAAGTGAATCAGCTAAGCACAGCACAGCGCAAAGTAGAATTGGATGCTACCCGAAAAGCATATAGAGAAATGTTATCTGCCTTGATTGGAGAAGAAATAAAAGAAGGAACTTCACTTGTTAAACCTTCATTCGCAGAAGAAGCTTCTTTGTCATCAACAGTAAACCGACCGGAGCTTAAACTATATGAGGCGCAAAGCAATCTGTTTGAAACGCAGAAGAGCATGGTTGATGCTAAAAACCTACCTAAACTTGGAGTATTTGTTCAAGGTGGTTATGGTAATCCGGGATTGAATATGCTGAAGAATGAATTTTCTCCATATTATGTAGCCGGTGCTCGCCTCACCTGGAACTTTGGAAGTCTTTACACCAAGAAGAATGATAAGAAATTACTGGATAATAGCTTGCAGAACGTGACTGTACAGAAAGAGACTTTCTTGTTTAACACTAATCTAAAAATGACTCAGCAAAGCAATGAGATTGATAAGATAAAGCAACTGATGCGGGATGATGACGAAATTATCCGTCTGCGCACAAATATAAAAAAGGCATCGGAAGTAAAGGTTGAACACGGAACATTAAGTGTTACTGATTTGCTTCGGGATATAAATTCGGAAGATCAGGCAAAGCAGAGCAAAGTACTTCACGAGATTCAGCTACTAATATCAATCTACAATTATAAAAACAGTACAAACAATTAA
- a CDS encoding HlyD family efflux transporter periplasmic adaptor subunit, which yields MKLIKGLLYGTLATTLLSACGNEKGKYDATGTFEATEVIVSSEASGKLLDFNVTEGDQLQQGKEVGYVDTVQLYLKKLQLQANTTTVKSRRQDIGKQIAAIKQQIVTQEREKRRWENLVKSNAGNQKQLDDINSQIAYLQKQLIAQTSTLENNNAGVNGESSSLEIQVAQLNDQLSKCHIISPINGTVLSKYAEKGELATPGKALFKVADIENMFLRAYITSDQLSQIKIGQKVKVFADYGGENVKEFPGTVTWISNKSEFTPKGILTKDERANLVYAVKVAVKNSGEIKIGMYGEVSFTK from the coding sequence ATGAAACTCATAAAAGGTCTATTATACGGCACACTTGCCACAACATTATTATCTGCTTGTGGAAACGAAAAAGGTAAATATGATGCAACAGGAACATTTGAAGCTACAGAAGTGATTGTTTCTTCTGAGGCATCGGGCAAACTTCTGGATTTTAATGTTACTGAAGGCGATCAGCTTCAGCAAGGAAAGGAAGTGGGATATGTTGATACAGTACAACTTTACCTAAAAAAACTTCAATTGCAAGCAAATACAACTACAGTAAAAAGCCGCAGACAGGATATAGGCAAACAGATTGCTGCAATTAAACAACAAATTGTAACTCAGGAACGTGAAAAAAGACGTTGGGAGAATCTGGTAAAGAGCAATGCCGGTAACCAGAAACAGTTGGATGATATTAACTCACAGATTGCTTACCTGCAGAAACAGCTTATAGCACAAACTTCTACTTTGGAAAACAACAATGCAGGAGTAAACGGAGAGAGTTCATCACTTGAAATACAGGTTGCTCAACTGAATGACCAACTAAGTAAATGCCATATCATCAGTCCGATAAACGGTACTGTATTAAGCAAATATGCGGAAAAAGGCGAACTTGCCACTCCAGGAAAAGCCCTTTTTAAAGTTGCAGATATAGAAAATATGTTTTTACGTGCCTATATTACTTCCGACCAGCTATCTCAGATAAAGATTGGCCAGAAAGTTAAAGTGTTTGCCGACTACGGAGGCGAGAATGTAAAAGAATTCCCGGGAACAGTAACCTGGATTTCAAACAAATCGGAATTTACACCAAAAGGAATTCTTACCAAGGATGAGCGCGCCAATCTTGTTTATGCTGTAAAAGTTGCAGTAAAGAATAGCGGAGAAATAAAAATTGGAATGTACGGAGAAGTTAGCTTTACAAAGTAA
- a CDS encoding ABC transporter ATP-binding protein, giving the protein MAAIEVEGISKKYGEVEALKNVSFSVNPGEMFGLIGPDGSGKTTMFRILTTLISPNSGNATVDGLDIVKDYKEIRNRVGYMPGRFSLYQDMTVEENLKFFATVFNTTIEENYYLIKDIYQQIEPFKKRRAGKLSGGMKQKLALSCALIHKPTVLFLDEPTTGVDPVSRKEFWEMLKKLKAQGITILVSTPYMDEAVLCDRIALIQDGSFLGIETPQEIVSDFKEVLWSAKSHNMSALLNELRACEGVKSCFAFGTVHHLTVDPSLTIAALEKQMQDKGHLDIEINEITPTIEDCYMQLASRPKEV; this is encoded by the coding sequence ATGGCAGCAATTGAAGTAGAGGGAATCTCTAAAAAATATGGTGAAGTTGAAGCACTCAAGAATGTTTCGTTCTCTGTTAATCCGGGAGAGATGTTCGGACTGATTGGTCCCGATGGTTCAGGAAAGACAACGATGTTCCGTATTCTCACCACATTAATCAGCCCCAACAGCGGAAATGCTACTGTTGACGGACTTGATATTGTGAAGGATTACAAGGAAATACGTAACCGGGTGGGTTATATGCCGGGACGCTTCTCTCTTTATCAGGATATGACGGTTGAGGAAAATCTGAAATTCTTCGCAACGGTATTCAACACTACGATTGAGGAGAATTACTATCTGATTAAAGATATCTATCAGCAGATAGAGCCTTTCAAGAAACGTCGTGCCGGAAAACTGTCGGGAGGTATGAAACAGAAATTGGCATTAAGTTGTGCCCTGATACATAAGCCAACAGTTCTTTTCCTCGACGAGCCAACCACTGGTGTGGATCCGGTTTCAAGAAAAGAGTTCTGGGAAATGCTGAAAAAGCTAAAAGCCCAAGGCATAACAATTCTGGTATCAACACCTTACATGGATGAGGCTGTGCTTTGCGATAGAATTGCTTTGATTCAGGATGGAAGCTTTCTGGGTATTGAAACTCCGCAGGAAATTGTAAGCGATTTCAAGGAAGTTCTATGGTCGGCCAAAAGTCATAATATGTCGGCTTTACTTAATGAATTAAGGGCATGTGAGGGAGTGAAAAGCTGTTTTGCTTTTGGAACAGTACATCACCTTACTGTTGATCCATCATTAACAATCGCTGCACTGGAAAAACAGATGCAGGATAAAGGACACTTGGATATAGAAATCAATGAGATAACGCCAACAATCGAAGATTGTTACATGCAACTGGCTTCCAGACCTAAGGAAGTCTAA
- a CDS encoding ABC transporter permease: MKQFLAFVRKEFYHISRDKRTILILLGMPIVQIIIFGFAITTEVKNVRVAVFDPSKDEVTQKIIDKIDANEYMNVIARIDNPQDIQTTFKEGKADIILVFGDHFGENFRHTRDASVQLITDGTDPNTASTLTGYVSNVISSAQQELSGQYKAPLTITPKVKLLYNPGMKGAYNFVPGVMGLILMLICAMMTSISIVREKETGTMEVLLVSPVKPIYIILAKAIPYMVLSCINIITILLLSVYVLDVPIAGSLVLLFGVSLLFILVSLALGLLISTIAETQVAAMLVSGMVLMMPVMILSGMIYPTENMPVMLQMISNIIPAKWYIIAVKKIMIEGLDVSFVLKEIGILSFMAFVLLIVSLKKFNDRLE, from the coding sequence ATGAAGCAGTTTTTAGCATTTGTAAGAAAAGAATTTTATCATATATCCCGCGATAAGCGTACCATCCTTATTTTGTTGGGAATGCCTATCGTGCAGATTATCATATTCGGATTTGCCATCACAACGGAGGTAAAGAACGTACGTGTGGCTGTTTTCGATCCATCAAAAGACGAGGTTACTCAGAAGATTATTGATAAGATTGATGCCAACGAATACATGAATGTGATTGCCCGAATAGATAATCCGCAAGATATTCAGACTACCTTCAAAGAAGGAAAGGCCGATATAATTCTGGTCTTTGGAGATCACTTTGGAGAGAACTTCCGCCACACGAGAGATGCGTCTGTTCAGCTTATAACAGATGGAACCGACCCGAATACGGCATCCACGCTGACGGGATATGTTTCCAATGTTATTTCATCGGCTCAGCAGGAATTAAGCGGACAATATAAAGCTCCATTGACAATTACTCCGAAAGTTAAGCTGCTCTATAACCCAGGCATGAAGGGAGCTTATAATTTCGTTCCGGGAGTTATGGGATTGATATTGATGCTTATCTGTGCCATGATGACATCTATATCCATCGTACGGGAGAAAGAGACGGGTACAATGGAAGTTCTTCTGGTTTCGCCGGTTAAGCCTATTTATATTATTCTGGCAAAAGCAATTCCCTATATGGTACTTTCGTGTATAAACATCATCACTATTTTACTATTATCAGTATATGTGCTCGATGTTCCTATTGCGGGAAGTCTGGTCTTATTGTTTGGTGTATCGTTGTTGTTCATTCTTGTATCACTGGCACTCGGTCTGCTGATATCTACCATTGCAGAAACGCAGGTAGCAGCAATGCTTGTTTCGGGTATGGTTTTGATGATGCCGGTAATGATTCTTTCCGGAATGATTTATCCTACCGAGAATATGCCGGTAATGCTTCAAATGATATCGAATATAATTCCGGCAAAATGGTATATCATTGCAGTGAAAAAGATTATGATTGAAGGACTCGATGTATCTTTTGTTCTGAAAGAAATTGGAATTCTTTCATTCATGGCATTTGTATTATTGATAGTTAGTCTTAAAAAGTTTAACGACAGATTAGAATAG
- a CDS encoding ABC transporter permease, which yields MLKYLIEKEFKQIRRNSFLPRLIIGYPIIMMLILPWAANLEIKNINLSIVDNNNTQCSRQLINKAVSSGYFRLTDMSPSYSEALKSIEKGESDIIMEIPADFEHNLMKEGNAELLISANTVNGTKGGLGSSYLANIVNDFTSDIKDRIIQPTKVTTVSPAIKMVTQSRFNPNLDYKVFMVPALMVMVLTILCGFLPALNIVGEKEKGTIEQINVTPVSKFMFILAKVIPYWIIGFIVLTMCFGIAAAVYGITPTGQLSTLYILALLYLFTISGFGLVISNYSETMQQAMFVMFFFMLVLILLSGLFTPINSMPQWAQVVTMFNPLKYFVQIMRAVYLKGSGFAELGVQISALTLFAVFFNSWAILSYRKKS from the coding sequence ATGCTAAAATACTTAATAGAAAAAGAATTCAAGCAGATAAGACGAAACAGCTTTCTGCCACGATTGATAATAGGCTATCCTATTATTATGATGCTAATACTGCCTTGGGCGGCTAATCTTGAAATAAAGAATATCAATCTTAGTATTGTAGATAATAATAACACTCAATGTTCCAGACAATTAATAAACAAAGCTGTATCATCGGGATATTTCAGACTGACTGATATGTCGCCATCCTATAGTGAGGCACTTAAAAGCATTGAGAAGGGAGAATCGGACATTATTATGGAAATTCCTGCTGATTTTGAGCACAATCTCATGAAAGAAGGTAATGCGGAATTACTAATATCGGCAAATACGGTAAACGGAACCAAAGGCGGACTGGGAAGTAGTTATCTGGCAAATATAGTCAACGACTTTACATCAGATATAAAAGACCGCATAATACAACCCACAAAGGTAACAACTGTAAGTCCGGCCATAAAGATGGTAACTCAGAGCAGATTCAATCCGAACCTCGATTATAAAGTATTTATGGTTCCTGCCCTTATGGTTATGGTACTTACCATTCTCTGCGGATTCCTGCCGGCTTTAAATATTGTGGGCGAAAAGGAAAAGGGAACTATTGAACAGATAAATGTTACCCCGGTAAGCAAGTTTATGTTTATCCTTGCTAAGGTAATTCCCTACTGGATTATAGGATTTATTGTGCTTACCATGTGTTTCGGAATTGCAGCAGCGGTTTATGGAATTACACCAACCGGACAACTAAGTACTTTATATATTCTGGCCTTGCTCTATCTGTTTACAATATCAGGCTTTGGTCTGGTTATATCGAACTATTCGGAAACCATGCAACAAGCCATGTTTGTAATGTTCTTCTTTATGCTGGTACTTATTCTGCTAAGTGGATTGTTTACCCCCATTAATAGTATGCCTCAATGGGCACAAGTAGTAACAATGTTTAATCCGCTGAAGTACTTTGTTCAGATTATGCGTGCCGTTTATCTGAAAGGAAGTGGTTTTGCAGAACTTGGAGTACAGATTTCGGCATTGACCTTATTCGCTGTGTTCTTCAACTCATGGGCCATTCTTAGTTACAGGAAAAAGTCGTAA